Proteins found in one Mucilaginibacter gracilis genomic segment:
- a CDS encoding ImuA family protein, whose protein sequence is MPETKKDIISKLRKDILLWEGFKPPAAGKAKGIGLGPMEQAFPNGVFPTGAIHEMLCPLPEHAAATSGFMAGLLAVLMQQGGACLWIGTSRKLFPPFLMAFDVEPDRIIFIDVQREKDVLWAMEEALKCEGLAAVIAEVKDISFAQSRRLQLAVENSKVTGFLLRNNLHKPGATTCVARWNITALPSELHDELPGIGFPRWQVQLLKVRNGTPGSWKLEWVNGCFVTIEQDNLATQLPQLKVG, encoded by the coding sequence ATGCCCGAAACAAAAAAAGATATCATTAGCAAGCTCCGTAAAGATATTTTGCTTTGGGAGGGGTTTAAGCCGCCCGCAGCAGGCAAGGCTAAAGGTATTGGCCTTGGCCCAATGGAGCAGGCTTTTCCAAATGGCGTATTCCCTACGGGCGCCATCCACGAGATGCTTTGCCCCCTGCCCGAACACGCGGCGGCAACAAGCGGCTTTATGGCCGGTTTACTGGCCGTTTTAATGCAGCAAGGTGGTGCATGTTTATGGATAGGTACATCGCGAAAGCTCTTCCCACCGTTTTTAATGGCCTTTGATGTGGAGCCCGATCGTATTATTTTTATTGATGTACAGCGGGAAAAAGATGTGTTATGGGCGATGGAAGAAGCGTTAAAGTGCGAGGGCCTGGCCGCCGTTATTGCCGAAGTAAAAGATATAAGCTTTGCACAATCGCGCAGGTTACAGTTGGCTGTAGAAAACAGTAAGGTAACCGGCTTTTTATTACGTAACAATTTGCATAAACCCGGTGCTACAACCTGCGTAGCCAGATGGAATATTACTGCCCTGCCCAGTGAATTGCATGACGAGCTACCCGGAATAGGTTTTCCGCGCTGGCAGGTTCAATTACTTAAAGTGCGCAATGGCACCCCCGGTAGCTGGAAACTGGAGTGGGTAAACGGCTGCTTTGTTACTATTGAACAGGATAATTTGGCAACTCAATTACCGCAACTCAAAGTTGGTTAA
- a CDS encoding Y-family DNA polymerase: MQKRFVSIWFSHLTTDWLTLRRPELKEVPFVFAAPVRGRNIITAANILAEAQGVTAGMAAADAKAIVPLLEVVDDIPGQAQKLLKALGLWCIRYTPLIAIDLPNGLILDVSGCAHLWGGERPYLGTIIKILRSKGYNARGAMADTVGTAWAIARYGRLKPIIEPGTQAHALLTLPPAALRLEPLVLDRLQKLGFYTIKSFIGMGRSVLRRRFGPGLLLRLDQALGNEDEPLLVLHTAQPFHERLPCLEPIRTATGIEIAIKTLLENMCERLHSEGKGLRTAILKCYRVDGKIIEVGIGTNIASHHINHLFKLFELKISSIAPALGIELFTLDAPKVEDIEPGQEILWLPQGCSLEDVSLAELLDKLANKIGSSSIKRYLPQEHYWPERSIKLALSLQEKRTTNWRTDRPRPSLLLPRPERIEVTALIPDYPPMLFIYKNKVHQIKKADGPERIEREWWIEAGEHRDYYYVEDQDGKRYWLFRLGHYSGNRPGQWFIHGFFA, from the coding sequence ATGCAAAAGCGTTTTGTTTCTATATGGTTTAGCCATTTAACTACCGATTGGCTTACCCTGCGCCGGCCCGAATTAAAAGAGGTGCCCTTTGTTTTTGCTGCGCCTGTTAGGGGGCGCAATATAATTACAGCGGCCAATATTTTAGCCGAAGCACAGGGCGTAACAGCAGGTATGGCTGCCGCCGATGCCAAGGCCATTGTTCCGTTATTAGAAGTTGTTGACGATATTCCGGGCCAGGCCCAAAAGCTGTTAAAGGCTTTGGGGCTATGGTGTATAAGGTATACGCCGCTAATTGCAATTGATTTGCCTAACGGTTTAATACTCGATGTTTCGGGCTGCGCGCATTTGTGGGGTGGCGAGCGGCCCTACCTTGGCACCATAATAAAAATATTAAGAAGCAAAGGTTACAACGCCCGTGGCGCAATGGCCGATACCGTTGGTACAGCCTGGGCAATAGCCCGCTATGGCCGTTTAAAACCAATTATTGAGCCGGGCACACAGGCACATGCCTTGCTTACTTTACCACCTGCGGCATTAAGGCTTGAACCCCTGGTTTTAGACAGATTGCAAAAGCTTGGTTTTTATACCATTAAAAGCTTTATTGGCATGGGCCGCTCGGTATTACGCAGGCGCTTTGGCCCCGGTTTATTACTCCGGCTTGACCAGGCTTTGGGTAACGAGGATGAACCGCTACTGGTATTGCACACTGCCCAACCTTTCCACGAGCGTTTACCCTGCCTGGAGCCAATACGCACGGCAACAGGCATTGAAATTGCCATAAAAACACTACTGGAAAACATGTGCGAACGCTTACACAGCGAAGGCAAAGGTTTACGAACCGCCATTTTAAAATGCTACCGTGTAGATGGTAAAATAATTGAAGTTGGCATTGGCACTAATATCGCATCGCACCATATTAATCATTTATTTAAATTGTTTGAACTAAAAATATCATCTATAGCTCCCGCTTTGGGTATAGAGTTATTTACACTTGATGCACCAAAAGTAGAGGATATTGAACCCGGACAGGAAATACTATGGTTGCCCCAGGGTTGCAGCCTTGAAGATGTGAGTTTAGCCGAATTGTTAGACAAGCTGGCTAATAAAATTGGCAGCAGCAGCATTAAACGCTATTTACCCCAGGAACATTACTGGCCCGAACGCTCTATTAAGCTGGCCCTTTCTTTACAGGAAAAACGCACTACCAACTGGCGAACCGACAGGCCCCGACCATCATTATTACTACCCAGGCCCGAACGCATTGAAGTAACCGCCTTAATACCCGATTACCCGCCAATGTTGTTTATCTATAAAAATAAAGTGCACCAAATAAAAAAGGCCGACGGCCCCGAGCGCATAGAACGCGAATGGTGGATAGAAGCCGGTGAACACCGCGATTACTATTATGTGGAAGATCAGGATGGCAAACGTTACTGGCTATTCCGGTTGGGCCATTACTCGGGCAACAGGCCCGGCCAATGGTTTATTCATGGATTTTTTGCCTGA
- a CDS encoding ISAs1 family transposase, whose translation MTTSLHNHFRWIPDPRTGNNKKHNLLEVIILSVLAVLCGAESWYEMEEFGKEKEDFLKQLLPLENGIPSHDTINRVFMLIDSALFEQCFRAWTAELSRGLEESGLSGEKELIAIDGKSICNSACKHQGLGALHLVSAWSGRNQLVLGQQKVDDKSNEITAIPALLSLLNIKGAVVSIDAMGTQKAIAEQIVESQGDYILALKQNQETLYEQVINQFNFKEDSYSQHLDKGHGRAEIRDCKVIHELNWVDEKENWKGIKTIIKITSERIIGDSHSIQDRYYISSLRADAAYFNQAIRAHWGIENQLHWQLDVGFGEDYNTTRNKQTAQNLAVVRKIALNILKADKTSKASLKAKRKMAGWNHKFLLSLIAKTNS comes from the coding sequence ATGACGACTTCACTTCACAATCATTTTAGATGGATACCTGATCCTCGTACAGGTAATAATAAGAAACACAATTTACTGGAAGTTATCATTTTGTCGGTATTGGCCGTTCTATGTGGTGCAGAAAGCTGGTACGAGATGGAAGAATTCGGGAAGGAGAAAGAAGATTTTTTAAAGCAGTTGCTGCCTCTTGAAAACGGCATACCCAGTCATGACACGATCAACCGGGTTTTTATGCTGATCGATTCGGCGCTTTTTGAACAGTGTTTTCGTGCCTGGACAGCGGAACTTAGCCGGGGTCTTGAGGAGTCGGGCCTGTCTGGCGAAAAGGAGTTGATCGCTATCGATGGAAAGAGCATCTGTAACAGCGCCTGCAAACACCAGGGGTTGGGGGCCTTGCATTTGGTAAGCGCCTGGTCGGGTCGTAACCAGTTGGTACTGGGGCAACAAAAAGTGGATGACAAGAGCAATGAGATTACGGCGATCCCAGCATTGTTATCGCTATTGAACATCAAAGGGGCGGTAGTAAGCATCGACGCAATGGGTACACAGAAAGCGATTGCTGAACAGATTGTCGAAAGCCAGGGCGATTATATCCTTGCTTTGAAACAGAACCAGGAAACACTTTATGAACAGGTAATCAATCAGTTCAACTTTAAAGAAGACAGTTACAGCCAGCACCTGGATAAGGGCCACGGGCGGGCGGAGATCAGAGACTGCAAAGTCATTCATGAACTTAACTGGGTTGACGAAAAGGAAAATTGGAAGGGAATAAAGACCATCATCAAAATAACCTCGGAAAGGATAATAGGTGACAGCCACTCCATACAAGACCGCTACTATATCTCCAGCCTCCGTGCTGATGCTGCCTATTTTAACCAAGCCATCCGCGCACATTGGGGCATTGAGAACCAATTGCACTGGCAGTTGGATGTCGGATTTGGCGAAGATTACAATACCACACGGAACAAACAGACCGCCCAAAACCTTGCCGTAGTCAGAAAGATAGCCCTAAATATCCTAAAAGCCGACAAAACCAGTAAGGCCAGCCTGAAAGCAAAAAGAAAAATGGCCGGGTGGAACCATAAATTTCTTCTTTCATTAATCGCTAAAACAAATTCCTAA
- a CDS encoding DUF6496 domain-containing protein: protein MTKYGEKAHDKVEQAMHERKEGTLKSGSGKKVTSKKQAIAIGLSEARKEGRKVPKKS, encoded by the coding sequence ATGACTAAATATGGAGAAAAAGCGCATGACAAAGTTGAACAGGCCATGCACGAAAGAAAAGAAGGCACATTAAAAAGCGGCAGCGGTAAAAAGGTTACCTCAAAAAAACAAGCCATAGCCATCGGCCTGTCCGAAGCCCGTAAAGAGGGCAGGAAAGTGCCCAAAAAAAGTTAA
- a CDS encoding DNA-formamidopyrimidine glycosylase family protein, with product MPELPDLQAFSHNLNKKFKGKILKQVTVPVDKKLNVLVAQLQAALQHQQLTQIKRVGKELHFEFKNGHVLGLHLMLHGTLHVFTGHNDGKFAIIELLFADGTGLAMSDFQKAATPTLDPKASDTPDALDIEPAYLIEKLRATRKPIKTVLLDQQVLRGIGNAYADEILYDAKISPLSISNKLPEIQVTALITAITKVLKDAEKQILKAKPDIISGEVRDFLLVHQPKREQTPGGATIHHTEINSRRTYYTDEQQLFE from the coding sequence ATGCCCGAATTACCCGATTTGCAGGCTTTTAGCCATAATTTGAATAAAAAATTTAAAGGTAAAATACTGAAACAGGTAACCGTACCAGTTGATAAAAAGCTCAACGTATTGGTAGCTCAATTGCAGGCTGCCTTACAACATCAACAGCTAACACAAATTAAGCGGGTGGGGAAGGAGTTACACTTTGAATTTAAAAACGGCCATGTTTTAGGTTTGCACCTGATGCTGCATGGTACACTACATGTTTTTACCGGGCATAACGATGGCAAGTTTGCAATTATTGAACTGCTGTTTGCCGATGGTACTGGTTTGGCAATGAGCGATTTTCAGAAAGCAGCTACACCAACGCTTGACCCTAAAGCGAGCGACACGCCGGATGCGCTGGATATTGAACCGGCATATCTTATCGAAAAACTTAGGGCCACCCGTAAACCCATAAAAACAGTGCTGTTAGACCAGCAAGTGCTGCGCGGTATTGGTAATGCTTACGCCGACGAAATTTTATATGATGCCAAAATTTCGCCATTATCCATCAGCAATAAACTCCCCGAAATACAGGTTACTGCTTTAATTACAGCTATAACAAAGGTGTTAAAAGATGCTGAAAAACAAATACTTAAAGCTAAACCGGATATTATTAGCGGAGAGGTAAGGGATTTTTTGCTGGTACACCAGCCCAAGCGCGAGCAAACCCCCGGCGGAGCAACCATACACCATACCGAAATTAACTCGCGCCGCACTTATTATACCGATGAACAACAGCTTTTTGAATAA
- a CDS encoding HRDC domain-containing protein produces MDKMNPVMQLAFDYLETTNTIVFLTGKAGTGKTTFLQQIKQLSKKKLAIVAPTGVAAINAGGMTIHSFFQMSFGPIIPSGNSRPEVHFSAEKKDLLFNLELLVIDEVSMVRPDVLDQIDLILRNIKDNSFPFGGVQLLLIGDLSQLSPIIRDEEWMMLGRYYTTPYFFSSQVMQKAPYVRIELNHVFRQKEQAFVDILNEVRNQTISKKSLDVLNSRHQPGFHPTANDPYITLTTHNGIAQQINKEFVQALPGHEFEFKATIRGDFPKDAYPTDAELKLKIGAQVMFVKNDSSAEKLFYNGKIGTVTRIETDTVFVRCGDNDKEIAVQALEWNNVKYQLNDEQINETNAGSFAQIPLKLAWAITIHKSQGLSFDKAIIDVSEAFAHGQAYVALSRCRSLAGMVLRNPIASHNIIGDPAVAHFNQQAQSIKPDAAQLQQHQQLYKQFMLSQLFNFNGLKTLAVNFEHLMPHLQKDILDVADKFARQLTAERVQKAAAYFLLKLSQLTESLHMQLPATIAQSKEKAAEADKLIQWIMARISLMDFFSKQEFNIQSYITIKANARANFAANNSQSYVKALNAKPNERLYNQILAWRDSAAQKETIMPNMVLSEKTVAAIAEKLPATLKALSAIKGVGPQKAAQHGNQLISMVRLYQQELCGLETEQKSLF; encoded by the coding sequence ATGGATAAAATGAACCCCGTAATGCAGTTAGCGTTTGATTACCTGGAAACAACTAATACCATTGTTTTTTTGACAGGTAAGGCCGGAACGGGTAAAACTACTTTTTTGCAGCAAATTAAGCAATTATCTAAAAAAAAGCTGGCTATAGTTGCCCCTACCGGCGTGGCCGCCATTAATGCAGGTGGCATGACTATCCATTCGTTTTTCCAAATGTCATTCGGGCCAATTATACCATCCGGAAATTCAAGGCCGGAGGTTCATTTTAGCGCAGAAAAAAAAGACCTTTTATTTAATTTAGAACTACTGGTTATTGATGAGGTAAGTATGGTGCGCCCCGACGTGCTTGACCAGATAGATTTAATTTTACGTAACATTAAAGACAATAGCTTCCCATTTGGCGGGGTGCAGCTTTTGCTCATCGGCGATCTTTCGCAACTAAGCCCTATTATTAGGGATGAAGAGTGGATGATGCTGGGCCGCTATTATACTACTCCATATTTTTTTAGTAGCCAGGTTATGCAAAAGGCGCCCTATGTGCGTATTGAACTCAACCACGTATTCAGGCAAAAAGAACAAGCTTTTGTTGATATATTGAACGAGGTGCGCAACCAAACCATAAGCAAAAAAAGTTTGGATGTATTAAACAGCCGCCACCAACCAGGTTTCCATCCCACCGCTAACGACCCCTACATTACCCTTACCACCCATAATGGCATTGCCCAGCAAATAAACAAGGAGTTTGTGCAAGCCTTACCGGGGCATGAATTTGAATTTAAAGCTACCATAAGGGGCGATTTTCCCAAAGACGCCTACCCTACCGATGCCGAACTTAAATTAAAGATTGGTGCACAGGTAATGTTTGTAAAAAACGATTCCTCGGCCGAAAAGCTTTTTTACAACGGCAAAATAGGAACAGTTACCCGGATAGAAACCGACACCGTATTTGTGCGCTGCGGAGATAACGACAAGGAAATTGCCGTACAGGCACTTGAATGGAACAACGTTAAATACCAGCTAAACGACGAACAAATTAACGAAACCAATGCAGGCAGTTTTGCGCAAATACCGTTAAAGCTGGCATGGGCTATCACCATACATAAAAGCCAGGGCCTTAGTTTTGATAAAGCCATTATTGATGTAAGCGAGGCCTTTGCACACGGGCAAGCCTATGTTGCTTTAAGCCGTTGCCGCAGCCTTGCAGGTATGGTACTGCGCAACCCCATCGCCTCGCACAACATTATTGGCGATCCTGCGGTGGCCCATTTCAATCAGCAAGCCCAAAGCATTAAACCCGATGCAGCACAATTACAACAGCACCAGCAACTGTATAAACAGTTTATGCTTAGCCAGTTGTTTAATTTTAATGGCTTAAAAACCCTGGCCGTTAATTTTGAGCACCTCATGCCGCATTTGCAAAAAGATATTTTAGATGTTGCCGATAAATTTGCACGGCAACTAACAGCCGAGCGCGTACAAAAAGCAGCAGCGTATTTTTTGTTGAAATTAAGCCAGCTTACCGAAAGCCTGCACATGCAGTTACCCGCCACAATAGCCCAATCGAAAGAAAAAGCAGCCGAGGCTGATAAACTAATACAGTGGATAATGGCGCGCATTAGCCTGATGGATTTTTTTTCAAAACAAGAGTTTAATATTCAAAGCTATATCACTATAAAAGCAAACGCACGGGCCAATTTTGCAGCTAATAATTCGCAATCATACGTTAAGGCACTAAACGCCAAGCCTAACGAAAGGCTATACAACCAAATACTTGCCTGGCGGGATAGTGCAGCCCAAAAAGAAACCATAATGCCCAACATGGTACTATCCGAAAAAACGGTAGCTGCCATTGCCGAAAAACTGCCTGCAACGTTAAAAGCGCTAAGTGCTATAAAAGGTGTAGGCCCCCAAAAAGCGGCGCAACACGGCAACCAGTTAATTAGCATGGTGCGCTTGTACCAACAGGAGCTGTGCGGGTTAGAAACCGAACAAAAAAGCTTATTTTAA
- a CDS encoding 4-alpha-glucanotransferase, translating into MGQITDDVYTLRDEFKLPGMRVMQFAFGDDLPLSPHAPHNYIDNCFAYTGTHDNNTTRGWYETDIDKSGRKLINAYTGQNIKAKNINKAIIRLCYSSVAKAVIIPIQDVLGLNGQSRMNIPSSANGNWLWRLKQDNTLDKAMKYLNELAVLYNR; encoded by the coding sequence CTGGGCCAAATTACCGATGATGTTTACACCCTTAGAGATGAGTTTAAATTACCCGGAATGCGCGTAATGCAGTTTGCCTTTGGCGATGACTTGCCCCTATCTCCACATGCGCCGCATAACTACATTGATAATTGCTTTGCCTATACCGGTACGCATGATAATAACACCACACGGGGCTGGTATGAAACCGATATTGATAAAAGTGGCCGCAAACTAATTAATGCATACACCGGGCAAAACATTAAAGCTAAAAATATAAATAAGGCAATAATACGGCTATGTTACTCATCGGTAGCAAAAGCGGTTATTATACCCATTCAGGATGTATTGGGCCTAAACGGCCAAAGCCGCATGAACATACCATCATCAGCAAATGGTAACTGGCTATGGCGGCTAAAACAGGATAACACCTTAGACAAGGCCATGAAATACCTCAATGAGTTAGCAGTACTTTACAACAGGTAA
- a CDS encoding error-prone DNA polymerase yields MNYTELQVTTNFSFLRGGSHPEELVVQAAEYGQAKIAITDHNSVAGVVRAHLAAKAKGIKIIPACRLNLLNGPSLLAYPTNQDAWGQMCALLTTGNLRAEKGECHLYTNDVFEHAKGIKFIVVPPASLYKQFNFDNQFKASLNLYREALGNQLYIAASRCYNGDDAKRLYRLSQLGIPMVATNDVYYHQPARRELQDILTCVHQKCTIHNAGFALHPNAERHLKPSDEMERLFMQYPDAIALTQEIAEACTFSLDTLKYIEPEEVSTDGLTPQQRLTQFTWNGAIKRFGEEIPEKIKKQIAFELDFIERKKLASYFLRVYRYTQKAEELGILHQGRGSAANSTVCYCLAITAVDPMKSRLLFSRFMSDARNEWPDIDVDFEHERREEIIQFIYDDYGRDRAAIVATVTQERHKGAIRDVGKAMGLSEDTIKRLSGAIWDFSEEGFNRQRIIEQGLNPDEPLLQKVLQLTEQLMGFPRQLGQHTGGFVITRGKLSDICPVMNARMPNRTQLEWNKDDLEALSILKVDVLGLGMLTCIRKGFDLAKQHYGLNLTLANIPQDDAVVYEMICHADTLGVFQIESRAQMSMLPRLKPRCFYDLVIEVAIVRPGPIQGDMVHPYLRRRDGTDPVEYPSKELEEILGRTLGVPLFQEQAMEIAIVAAGFTPAEADQLRRSMATFKAKGLVSQHQKKLVNGMMAKGYDEEFAKRIFKQLEGFGSYGFPESHAASFALLVYISSWIKCYYPDIFAAALLNSQPMGFYQPAQIVIDAEKHGVVMRPVDVNYSLWDNTLEEKTGKYCALRLGFRQVKGLNETDMSALIAARGKGYTSISQLSDAGISQASIEILTDADAFGSLNLNRRQALWEVPALSDKPIGLFTGQPSESTQESQITLPFMTPAEHVVHDYAATGLSLKAHPVSFVREKLKLLHVTATGELPLLKDGNRVKVAGLITVRQRPGTAKGVLFITIEDETGFSNLVVWEKVFEKYRKEILQSRLLMVEGKLQIEGEVIHVIVKSCFNLSPLLRGLTATGNENLPVLTLANADETTSPGPDPRTVFHKGRNFK; encoded by the coding sequence ATGAACTATACAGAATTACAGGTAACAACCAATTTTAGTTTTTTACGCGGTGGCTCGCACCCCGAAGAACTGGTGGTGCAGGCAGCAGAGTATGGGCAGGCAAAAATTGCCATAACAGACCATAATAGTGTTGCCGGGGTTGTGCGGGCCCATTTGGCAGCAAAAGCAAAAGGCATTAAAATTATACCGGCTTGCAGGCTTAACCTGCTTAATGGGCCAAGCCTGCTTGCTTACCCTACCAACCAGGATGCCTGGGGCCAAATGTGTGCCCTGCTAACCACAGGCAACCTTCGCGCCGAAAAGGGCGAATGCCACCTTTACACTAACGATGTTTTTGAACACGCAAAGGGCATCAAATTTATAGTGGTACCACCGGCATCGCTTTACAAACAGTTTAATTTTGATAACCAATTTAAAGCCTCATTAAACCTGTACCGCGAGGCTTTAGGTAATCAACTTTACATAGCAGCCAGCCGATGCTATAATGGCGATGATGCTAAACGGCTGTACCGCCTATCGCAATTGGGCATACCCATGGTTGCTACCAATGATGTGTATTACCACCAGCCTGCACGCCGCGAATTGCAAGATATTTTAACCTGTGTACACCAAAAATGTACTATCCACAATGCCGGTTTTGCATTGCATCCCAATGCCGAAAGGCATTTAAAGCCCAGTGATGAGATGGAACGCCTTTTTATGCAATACCCTGATGCCATAGCACTTACACAGGAAATTGCCGAAGCCTGTACATTTTCGCTCGATACTTTAAAATATATTGAACCCGAGGAGGTAAGCACCGATGGCCTTACCCCACAGCAACGCTTAACCCAATTTACATGGAACGGCGCAATAAAAAGATTTGGAGAAGAGATTCCGGAAAAGATAAAAAAACAGATAGCCTTTGAACTGGATTTTATTGAACGAAAAAAGCTGGCCTCTTACTTTTTAAGAGTTTACCGCTATACTCAAAAAGCCGAAGAACTGGGCATTTTACACCAGGGGCGCGGTTCGGCGGCCAACTCAACGGTTTGCTATTGTTTGGCCATAACCGCTGTTGACCCTATGAAATCAAGGCTGCTGTTTTCGCGCTTTATGTCTGACGCGCGCAACGAATGGCCGGATATTGATGTAGATTTTGAACACGAACGGCGCGAAGAAATTATCCAGTTTATTTATGACGATTATGGTCGTGATAGAGCTGCTATTGTAGCTACAGTTACCCAGGAGCGGCATAAAGGAGCCATCCGCGATGTTGGTAAAGCTATGGGATTATCCGAAGATACCATCAAACGGCTATCCGGCGCAATATGGGATTTTTCGGAAGAAGGATTTAACCGCCAGCGCATTATTGAGCAAGGCCTTAACCCAGATGAACCGCTGTTACAAAAAGTACTACAGCTAACCGAGCAATTAATGGGCTTTCCGCGCCAATTAGGGCAACATACAGGTGGCTTTGTTATCACACGGGGTAAACTCTCGGATATTTGCCCGGTAATGAACGCCCGCATGCCAAACCGCACCCAACTGGAGTGGAACAAAGATGATTTAGAAGCTTTGAGCATTTTAAAAGTTGATGTGCTTGGCTTGGGTATGCTAACCTGCATCCGCAAAGGGTTTGATTTGGCCAAACAACATTATGGCCTCAACCTTACACTGGCAAACATACCGCAGGATGACGCCGTGGTGTACGAAATGATTTGCCATGCCGATACGCTTGGGGTTTTCCAAATTGAGAGCCGGGCGCAAATGTCAATGCTTCCGCGCCTAAAACCCCGATGCTTTTACGATTTGGTTATCGAAGTAGCCATTGTACGCCCCGGCCCTATCCAGGGAGATATGGTGCATCCCTACCTGCGCAGGCGCGATGGTACCGACCCGGTAGAATATCCATCAAAAGAACTGGAAGAAATACTTGGCCGAACGCTGGGCGTACCTCTTTTTCAGGAACAAGCTATGGAAATAGCCATTGTAGCCGCTGGTTTTACCCCTGCCGAGGCAGACCAGCTACGCCGTAGTATGGCAACTTTTAAAGCTAAAGGCCTGGTAAGCCAGCACCAAAAAAAACTGGTTAATGGTATGATGGCCAAAGGTTACGACGAAGAATTTGCCAAACGTATTTTTAAACAACTGGAAGGTTTTGGCAGCTATGGTTTTCCCGAAAGCCATGCCGCCAGTTTTGCCTTGTTAGTTTACATATCATCGTGGATAAAGTGTTACTATCCGGATATTTTTGCGGCTGCCTTACTCAACAGCCAGCCAATGGGCTTTTACCAACCCGCGCAAATTGTAATTGATGCCGAAAAGCATGGCGTTGTTATGCGCCCTGTTGATGTTAACTATTCGTTATGGGATAATACATTGGAAGAAAAAACCGGCAAATATTGCGCATTACGCCTGGGTTTTAGGCAGGTAAAAGGTTTAAACGAAACAGACATGAGCGCTTTGATAGCGGCCCGCGGAAAAGGCTATACCAGTATTAGCCAGTTAAGCGATGCCGGTATATCGCAAGCCTCTATTGAGATACTAACCGATGCGGATGCCTTTGGTTCGTTAAACTTAAACCGCCGCCAGGCGTTATGGGAAGTGCCCGCATTAAGCGATAAGCCTATTGGTTTATTTACCGGCCAACCCTCAGAAAGTACCCAAGAAAGCCAGATAACCTTACCGTTTATGACACCCGCCGAGCATGTAGTGCACGATTATGCCGCCACAGGTTTATCCCTAAAAGCACACCCCGTTAGCTTTGTGCGAGAAAAATTAAAGTTATTGCATGTAACAGCCACCGGTGAACTACCTTTGCTTAAAGATGGCAACCGGGTTAAAGTGGCCGGGCTTATTACCGTGCGGCAACGCCCCGGCACGGCCAAAGGTGTTTTATTTATCACCATTGAAGACGAAACAGGGTTTTCTAACCTGGTGGTATGGGAAAAAGTATTTGAAAAATACCGCAAAGAAATTTTACAATCGCGGTTGCTTATGGTTGAGGGAAAGCTGCAAATAGAGGGCGAAGTGATACACGTTATTGTTAAAAGCTGTTTTAATTTATCACCATTATTACGCGGGCTTACAGCTACCGGCAATGAAAACTTGCCTGTACTTACACTTGCCAATGCCGACGAAACAACCTCGCCAGGGCCTGATCCCCGAACAGTTTTTCATAAAGGGCGAAATTTTAAATGA